A window from Cellulomonas sp. C5510 encodes these proteins:
- a CDS encoding DoxX family membrane protein: MDVRDLPLRLGAGAYILSSGVDKLSADEETAAGYHGMAAGAYPFLADVDPATFTKALAATEIALGAGLLLPAAPRKLLAAGFTAFSAGLVGMYWRTPSLRRGPSDPRPSPDGVGVAKDVIMLGASASYLLHALTRRSGHRKQRARRG, from the coding sequence ATGGACGTGCGCGACCTGCCGCTGCGCCTCGGCGCCGGCGCCTACATCCTCAGCTCGGGAGTCGACAAGCTGTCGGCCGACGAGGAGACCGCCGCGGGGTACCACGGCATGGCCGCCGGGGCGTACCCGTTCCTGGCCGACGTCGATCCGGCGACGTTCACGAAGGCGCTCGCGGCCACGGAGATCGCGCTCGGCGCCGGTCTGCTGCTCCCGGCCGCCCCGCGGAAGCTGCTCGCCGCCGGGTTCACGGCGTTCTCGGCCGGCCTCGTCGGCATGTACTGGCGGACGCCGTCGCTGCGCCGGGGACCGAGCGACCCGCGGCCGAGCCCCGACGGCGTCGGCGTCGCGAAGGACGTGATCATGCTCGGCGCGTCGGCGTCCTACCTGCTGCACGCGCTGACCCGGCGGTCGGGGCACCGGAAGCAGCGGGCGCGCAGGGGCTGA
- a CDS encoding alpha-amylase family protein, whose product MAPAWVEHALWWHVYPLGFTGAEPAADAATPVTHRLAHVERWLDYLVDLGLNGLALGPVLASATHGYDTVDHLRVDPRLGDRDDLDRLLAAAHERGVRVLLDGVFNHVGDQHPLFRAALEGGPGAPEAELFRIRWADGVPEWDCFEGHRSLVTLNHDSPRVVDLVADVMTHWLDAGADGWRLDAAYAVPTAFWRQVTDRVRAAHPDAYLMGEVIHGDYTGFVAESGVDSVTQYELWKAIWSSVVDRNWHELAWTLSRHDEFLDAFVPYTFVGNHDVTRLTSRVGDATLAGHALVVLMTVGGTPAVYYGDEQAYRGVKEDRAGGDDAVRPPYPPTPEDLAGPDVAPDGRPTHDRHAALIGLRRRHPWLHTARTHVVEVTGTHLAYESRAADGAATLLVALNLDDDPWPFAPPAGARLVASDGGPATGGVGGRCWAVWEV is encoded by the coding sequence ATGGCGCCCGCGTGGGTGGAGCACGCCCTGTGGTGGCACGTCTACCCGCTGGGCTTCACCGGCGCCGAGCCGGCGGCGGACGCCGCCACACCGGTCACGCACCGGCTGGCGCACGTCGAGCGCTGGCTGGACTACCTGGTCGACCTGGGGCTGAACGGGCTCGCACTGGGCCCCGTGCTCGCCTCCGCCACGCACGGCTACGACACCGTCGACCACCTGCGCGTCGACCCCCGGCTCGGCGACCGCGACGACCTCGACCGGTTGCTCGCCGCGGCGCACGAGCGCGGCGTGCGCGTGCTGCTGGACGGCGTCTTCAACCACGTCGGTGACCAGCACCCCCTGTTCCGCGCGGCACTGGAGGGCGGCCCGGGCGCGCCCGAGGCGGAGCTGTTCCGCATCCGCTGGGCCGACGGCGTACCGGAGTGGGACTGCTTCGAGGGCCACCGCTCGCTGGTGACGCTGAACCACGACTCGCCGCGCGTCGTCGACCTGGTCGCCGACGTGATGACCCACTGGCTGGACGCCGGGGCGGACGGCTGGCGCCTCGACGCCGCCTACGCGGTGCCGACGGCCTTCTGGCGGCAGGTCACCGACCGGGTGCGGGCCGCCCACCCCGATGCGTACCTCATGGGCGAGGTCATCCACGGCGACTACACCGGGTTCGTCGCGGAGTCCGGGGTCGACTCGGTGACGCAGTACGAGCTGTGGAAGGCGATCTGGTCCTCCGTCGTCGACCGCAACTGGCACGAGCTCGCGTGGACGCTGAGCCGGCACGACGAGTTCCTCGACGCGTTCGTGCCGTACACGTTCGTCGGCAACCACGACGTCACGCGCCTCACCAGCCGGGTGGGCGACGCGACGCTCGCGGGCCACGCTCTCGTGGTGCTCATGACCGTGGGCGGCACCCCGGCGGTCTACTACGGCGACGAGCAGGCGTACCGCGGCGTGAAGGAGGACCGCGCCGGCGGCGACGACGCGGTCCGCCCGCCGTACCCGCCGACACCGGAGGACCTCGCCGGGCCGGACGTCGCCCCGGACGGCCGCCCCACCCACGACCGGCACGCGGCGCTGATCGGCCTGCGGCGCCGCCACCCGTGGCTGCACACCGCCCGCACCCACGTCGTCGAGGTCACGGGGACGCACCTGGCGTACGAGTCGCGCGCCGCCGACGGGGCCGCGACCCTGCTCGTCGCGCTGAACCTGGACGACGACCCGTGGCCGTTCGCGCCGCCCGCCGGGGCACGCCTCGTCGCGTCCGACGGCGGGCCCGCGACGGGCGGGGTCGGCGGCCGCTGCTGGGCGGTCTGGGAGGTCTGA
- a CDS encoding alpha/beta hydrolase: MTSASPLPSPSAPARRAARRGGRVAALAAVAALVLAGCVGPKEQTEVTAQPTPTAADVRGLDAIYDQDLDWQPCGDLECATLVVPLDYGEPDGDTIEVAVNRHRATGDRIGSLLINPGGPGASGLDALSGIALPRFGEEVVARYDLVGFDPRGVGSSTPVTCVDGPAMDALVSTDFDLATDAGVAQAEAAYGDFGAACLQNTGPVLGHVDTVSAAKDMDVLRAALGDETLAYVGYSYGTQLGATYAALFPEHVGRLVLDGALDPTLPAEEISKGQAVGFENALRAYVADCQAGADCPLTGSVDDGLAQVRALLDRARTSPLPTGTDRPLTGTLAFSGIALPLYDEGSWSYLTMGLDAALTEGDGSVLLQLADLYYDRNPDGTYATNSTAAFWSIGCADDRSTTDVAQMRAQAADIEAAAPTVGSFFGYGGTVCAQWPVPEAGGLDDYSAAGAAPIVVIGTTNDPATPYAWAESLARTLDSATLLTYEGEGHTAYGRSNSCIADAVDAYLVDGTVPAEGTRC; this comes from the coding sequence GTGACATCCGCCTCGCCGCTCCCCAGCCCCTCCGCGCCCGCTCGCCGGGCCGCCCGCCGCGGCGGACGCGTGGCCGCGCTCGCCGCCGTCGCCGCCCTGGTGCTCGCCGGGTGCGTCGGGCCCAAGGAGCAGACCGAGGTCACCGCGCAGCCGACGCCGACGGCCGCGGACGTGCGCGGGCTCGACGCGATCTACGACCAGGACCTCGACTGGCAGCCCTGCGGGGACCTGGAGTGCGCGACGCTCGTCGTGCCGCTCGACTACGGCGAGCCCGACGGCGACACCATCGAGGTCGCGGTGAACCGTCACCGGGCGACCGGCGACCGGATCGGCTCGCTGCTCATCAACCCCGGCGGCCCGGGCGCCTCCGGGCTCGACGCCCTGTCCGGCATCGCGCTGCCGCGGTTCGGGGAGGAGGTGGTCGCGCGCTACGACCTGGTGGGCTTCGACCCGCGCGGCGTCGGGTCCTCCACCCCGGTGACGTGCGTCGACGGCCCCGCCATGGACGCGCTCGTCTCCACCGACTTCGACCTCGCGACGGACGCGGGGGTCGCGCAGGCCGAGGCCGCGTACGGCGACTTCGGGGCGGCCTGCCTGCAGAACACCGGGCCCGTGCTCGGGCACGTCGACACCGTCAGCGCCGCGAAGGACATGGACGTGCTGCGCGCGGCCCTCGGCGACGAGACCCTCGCGTACGTCGGCTACTCGTACGGCACGCAGCTCGGCGCCACGTACGCGGCGCTGTTCCCCGAGCACGTCGGCCGCCTCGTCCTCGACGGCGCGCTCGACCCGACGCTGCCCGCCGAGGAGATCTCGAAGGGCCAGGCCGTCGGGTTCGAGAACGCCCTGCGCGCCTACGTCGCCGACTGCCAGGCCGGTGCCGACTGCCCGCTGACCGGCTCCGTCGACGACGGCCTCGCGCAGGTCCGGGCCCTGCTGGACCGCGCGCGGACGTCGCCGCTGCCCACCGGCACGGACCGGCCGCTGACCGGCACGCTGGCGTTCAGCGGGATCGCGCTGCCGCTGTACGACGAGGGCTCCTGGAGCTACCTCACGATGGGCCTCGACGCCGCGCTCACCGAGGGCGACGGGTCCGTGCTGCTGCAGCTCGCCGACCTGTACTACGACCGCAACCCCGACGGCACCTACGCGACGAACTCCACCGCCGCGTTCTGGTCCATCGGGTGCGCCGACGACCGCAGCACCACGGACGTGGCGCAGATGCGGGCGCAGGCCGCCGACATCGAGGCCGCGGCGCCCACCGTCGGCTCCTTCTTCGGCTACGGCGGCACCGTCTGCGCGCAGTGGCCCGTCCCCGAGGCCGGGGGGCTCGACGACTACTCGGCGGCGGGTGCCGCGCCGATCGTCGTCATCGGCACCACCAACGACCCCGCGACGCCGTACGCCTGGGCCGAGAGCCTCGCGCGGACGCTCGACTCCGCCACGCTCCTGACGTACGAGGGGGAGGGGCACACGGCGTACGGGCGCTCGAACTCCTGCATCGCCGACGCGGTCGACGCCTACCTGGTCGACGGCACCGTCCCCGCGGAGGGCACCCGCTGCTGA
- a CDS encoding DNA polymerase III subunit delta', with protein sequence MTTVWDDVVGQEPAVRVLREAAEDPTRMTHAWLLTGPPGSGRSNAARAFAAALQDPSGDPRSPGCATVLAGTHPDVTFVATEGVVIRADTVRPLVELAQRAPSQGRWRVIVVEDADRLNETSGNVLLKAIEEPPPRTVWLLCAPSPQDVLVTLRSRSRSVALRVPPVEDVADLLVRRDGIDPATALVAARAAQSHVGVARRLARDPEARARRSAVLRIAPRVRGVGDAVLAAGELVETAQADAKAATEERDARERQELLRSLGAEGLTAIPPALRGQVRQLEEEQKRRATRAQRDVLDRAMVDLLSFYRDVLVIQLGADVHLVNTEHEDAARSLAASSTPEQTVRRMDAVSEARTRLEGNVAPLLAVEAMMIALRPQA encoded by the coding sequence GTGACGACCGTGTGGGACGACGTCGTCGGGCAGGAGCCGGCCGTCCGCGTGCTGCGGGAGGCCGCCGAGGACCCCACCCGCATGACGCACGCGTGGCTGCTCACCGGGCCGCCGGGGTCGGGGCGCTCCAACGCGGCGCGCGCCTTCGCGGCGGCGCTGCAGGACCCCTCGGGGGACCCGCGCAGCCCCGGGTGCGCGACGGTGCTGGCCGGGACGCACCCGGACGTCACGTTCGTCGCCACGGAGGGGGTCGTCATCCGCGCGGACACCGTGCGCCCCCTCGTCGAGCTCGCCCAGCGGGCCCCGTCGCAGGGCCGCTGGCGGGTGATCGTCGTCGAGGACGCCGACCGGCTCAACGAGACCTCCGGCAACGTGCTGCTCAAGGCCATCGAGGAGCCGCCGCCGCGCACGGTGTGGCTGCTGTGCGCCCCGAGCCCGCAGGACGTGCTGGTGACGCTGCGCTCCCGCAGCCGGTCCGTCGCGCTGCGCGTGCCCCCGGTGGAGGACGTCGCCGACCTGCTGGTCCGGCGTGACGGCATCGACCCCGCGACCGCGCTGGTCGCCGCCCGGGCCGCCCAGTCGCACGTCGGGGTGGCGCGGCGGCTCGCCCGCGACCCGGAGGCCCGGGCGCGGCGCTCGGCGGTGCTGCGCATCGCCCCGCGGGTCCGGGGCGTGGGGGACGCCGTGCTGGCCGCCGGGGAGCTGGTCGAGACCGCGCAGGCCGACGCGAAGGCCGCCACGGAGGAGCGCGACGCCCGCGAGCGCCAGGAGCTGCTGCGGTCCCTGGGTGCCGAGGGGCTCACCGCGATCCCCCCGGCGCTGCGCGGGCAGGTGCGGCAGCTCGAGGAGGAGCAGAAGCGCCGCGCGACGCGGGCGCAGCGCGACGTGCTGGACCGGGCGATGGTGGACCTGCTGTCGTTCTACCGCGACGTGCTGGTGATCCAGCTCGGCGCGGATGTGCACCTGGTCAACACGGAGCACGAGGACGCGGCGCGGTCCCTGGCCGCGTCCTCGACGCCGGAGCAGACGGTGCGGCGCATGGACGCCGTCTCCGAGGCGCGCACCCGGCTGGAGGGGAACGTGGCACCGCTGCTCGCGGTCGAGGCGATGATGATCGCCCTGCGCCCGCAGGCATGA
- the tmk gene encoding dTMP kinase, which translates to MPGGLFVSFEGGDGVGKSTQSRLLGEWLEGLGLTVVLTREPGGTELGRVLRREVLHGGHVDPRTEALLYAADRAHHVASLVRPALEAGQVVVTDRYLDSSVAYQGTGRDLGADEVERLSLWATGGLLPRLTVLLDLDPAAGLRRLHARPDRPDRLESAGDDFHRRTREAFLARAAADPGRWLVLDADRPVGAIAADVRGRVAALLGVPDAAAEVAP; encoded by the coding sequence GTGCCCGGCGGGCTCTTCGTGTCGTTCGAGGGTGGCGACGGCGTCGGCAAGTCCACGCAGTCGCGGCTGCTCGGGGAGTGGCTCGAGGGCCTGGGGCTCACCGTCGTCCTCACCCGGGAGCCGGGCGGCACCGAGCTGGGGAGGGTGCTGCGCCGCGAGGTGCTGCACGGCGGGCACGTGGACCCGCGCACCGAGGCGCTGCTGTACGCCGCCGACCGCGCCCACCACGTCGCGTCGCTGGTCCGGCCCGCGCTCGAGGCCGGGCAGGTCGTGGTGACCGACCGCTACCTCGACTCGTCCGTGGCGTACCAGGGCACCGGGCGGGACCTCGGTGCCGACGAGGTGGAGCGGCTCTCGCTCTGGGCGACGGGCGGCCTGCTGCCCCGGCTGACCGTGCTGCTCGACCTCGACCCCGCGGCGGGCCTGCGGCGGCTGCACGCGCGGCCCGACCGGCCGGACCGGCTGGAGAGCGCCGGGGACGACTTCCACCGCCGCACCCGCGAGGCGTTCCTGGCGCGGGCGGCGGCCGACCCCGGCCGCTGGCTCGTGCTGGACGCGGACCGCCCGGTCGGGGCGATCGCCGCCGACGTCCGCGGCCGGGTCGCGGCGCTGCTCGGCGTGCCGGACGCGGCGGCTGAGGTGGCGCCGTGA
- a CDS encoding sulfurtransferase, with protein sequence MPDVIVSAADLARELDGPRPPRLLDVRWTLGGPPGIGAYREGHLPGASYVDLDTELAAAPSAAAGRHPLPDVADLQSAARRWGLRAGEPVVVYDDSGAMSAARAWWLLRWAGVEDVRILDGGLAAWTAAGGAVETGERDVEPGDVELSPGHLPTLDADGAAQWADEGVLLDAHAAERYRGEVEPVDQRAGHIPGAVSAPTAQNLGADGRFLPADDLTARFAALGVPEGDVAVYCGSGVTAAHQAAALVMAGRTPVLYPGSWSQWSADPERPVATGEDAAAR encoded by the coding sequence ATGCCCGACGTCATCGTGTCCGCCGCCGACCTCGCCCGTGAGCTCGACGGACCGCGCCCGCCCCGCCTGCTCGACGTCCGCTGGACGCTCGGCGGCCCGCCCGGGATCGGGGCGTACCGCGAGGGCCACCTCCCCGGCGCCTCGTACGTGGACCTGGACACCGAGCTCGCCGCCGCCCCGAGCGCCGCGGCCGGCCGGCACCCGCTGCCCGACGTCGCCGACCTGCAGTCAGCGGCCCGGCGGTGGGGTCTGCGGGCGGGTGAGCCCGTGGTCGTCTACGACGACTCCGGCGCGATGTCGGCGGCCCGGGCCTGGTGGCTGCTGCGCTGGGCCGGGGTGGAGGACGTGCGGATCCTCGACGGCGGACTGGCCGCCTGGACCGCCGCGGGCGGGGCCGTCGAGACCGGGGAGCGCGACGTGGAGCCCGGCGACGTCGAGCTCTCCCCGGGGCACCTGCCGACGCTCGACGCCGACGGCGCGGCGCAGTGGGCCGACGAGGGCGTGCTGCTGGACGCGCATGCCGCCGAGCGGTATCGGGGCGAGGTCGAGCCGGTCGACCAGCGCGCGGGTCACATCCCCGGGGCCGTCAGCGCGCCGACGGCGCAGAACCTCGGCGCCGACGGGCGGTTCCTGCCCGCGGACGACCTGACGGCCCGGTTCGCGGCGCTCGGGGTCCCCGAGGGCGACGTGGCGGTGTACTGCGGGTCCGGCGTGACGGCCGCGCACCAGGCGGCGGCGCTCGTGATGGCCGGGCGGACGCCCGTGCTGTACCCGGGGTCGTGGTCGCAGTGGTCCGCGGACCCGGAGCGCCCCGTCGCGACCGGCGAGGACGCCGCAGCCCGCTGA
- the bsh gene encoding choloylglycine hydrolase: MCTGIRFTDGDGHLYLARNLDWTTGYGEGVVLTPTGYAPRSPFGAVPTIRHAVIGTGIVEAGVPLYFDCGNDAGLAVAGLNFPGYASYAPGPVDGATNVAAFELPLWVASQFATVDEVVAALEHVVIVDRPVSERFPSSMLHWIIGDADRAVVVEQTADGLHVHDDDVDVLTNQPGFGWHHENLRNYLNTSPEFPGETVLRRAHLVPFGSGSHMRGIPGDYSSTSRFVRAAYVHAHYPEQDGEEANVSRAFHTLQQVAMVDGAAAMDSGEFEKTIYTGLFSARTGTYYWNTYDEPAIRSVRMADHDTTGTELVTA; the protein is encoded by the coding sequence ATGTGCACAGGGATCAGGTTCACGGACGGCGACGGTCACCTCTACCTCGCCCGCAACCTCGACTGGACGACCGGCTACGGCGAGGGGGTCGTCCTGACCCCGACGGGGTACGCGCCCCGCTCGCCGTTCGGCGCGGTGCCGACGATCCGCCACGCGGTCATCGGCACGGGCATCGTGGAGGCCGGCGTCCCGCTCTACTTCGACTGCGGCAACGACGCCGGCCTCGCGGTCGCCGGCCTGAACTTCCCCGGGTACGCCTCGTACGCACCCGGGCCGGTGGACGGCGCGACCAACGTCGCGGCCTTCGAGCTCCCGCTCTGGGTGGCCTCGCAGTTCGCGACGGTCGACGAGGTCGTCGCGGCGCTCGAGCACGTCGTGATCGTGGACCGGCCCGTCAGCGAGCGGTTCCCGAGCTCGATGCTGCACTGGATCATCGGCGACGCGGACCGCGCGGTCGTCGTGGAGCAGACGGCGGACGGCCTGCACGTGCACGACGACGACGTCGACGTGCTGACGAACCAGCCCGGCTTCGGCTGGCACCACGAGAACCTGCGGAACTACCTCAACACGTCCCCCGAGTTCCCCGGGGAGACCGTGCTCCGACGGGCGCACCTCGTGCCGTTCGGCTCCGGGTCGCACATGCGCGGCATCCCCGGCGACTACTCCTCGACGTCCCGGTTCGTGCGGGCGGCGTACGTCCACGCGCACTACCCCGAGCAGGACGGCGAGGAGGCCAACGTCAGCCGCGCGTTCCACACGCTCCAGCAGGTCGCGATGGTGGACGGTGCCGCCGCGATGGACAGCGGGGAGTTCGAGAAGACGATCTACACGGGGCTGTTCTCGGCGCGCACCGGCACCTACTACTGGAACACCTACGACGAGCCGGCCATCCGCAGCGTGCGGATGGCCGACCACGACACGACCGGGACGGAGCTGGTCACCGCGTAG
- a CDS encoding LapA family protein, translating into MPVQPASHSAPTRDREPVGPAQRAPGATAPTRASGTRTSAAWLGICLGVLVLVALVVFMLQNTGPVEVSFLGLNGTAPLALTLLIAGLGVGIVVLVVASLRIGQLRRRAAGGRPTGARR; encoded by the coding sequence ATGCCCGTCCAGCCTGCTTCCCACTCCGCCCCCACCCGCGACCGTGAGCCCGTCGGCCCCGCGCAGCGCGCCCCCGGTGCCACGGCACCCACCCGGGCCTCCGGCACCCGCACCAGCGCCGCGTGGCTCGGGATCTGCCTCGGCGTCCTCGTGCTGGTCGCGCTCGTGGTGTTCATGCTGCAGAACACCGGGCCGGTCGAGGTCTCGTTCCTCGGCCTGAACGGCACCGCGCCGCTCGCGCTGACCCTGCTCATCGCGGGACTCGGGGTGGGGATCGTGGTCCTCGTCGTCGCCTCCTTGCGCATCGGCCAGCTCCGCCGTCGAGCAGCCGGCGGGCGCCCGACCGGAGCGCGGCGATGA
- a CDS encoding glycerol dehydrogenase, which translates to MISPGRYAQGRGAIERLGELVEPIGRTPLVVADDTVWSFVGDAVSRSLETAGLPLTRDGFGVYATAAAVDGIAARIRETGADVVVGVGGGSTLDAVKAAGFLTGIRWVSVPTLASTDAPCSALSVIYDENGAFEEYRFFPRNPDLVLVDTQLVANAPARFLVAGVGDALATWIEARAVARTDATTMAGGLPTATGTALARLSWDILWEHALPAVAAVRDHLVTPSVEKVVEANTLLSGLGFESGGLAAAHAIHNGLTAAPQTHGLTHGQKVNIGSVTQLVLEGAPVQEIRDFVEFTTRVGLPNTLTEVGLSPDDVDDLTRVAEAATAEGETIHAMPFTVRVPDLVDALRSIEGFSRGVRADAGLPEPVPHRAH; encoded by the coding sequence ATGATCAGCCCCGGCCGCTACGCGCAGGGGCGCGGCGCGATCGAGCGCCTCGGGGAGCTGGTCGAGCCCATCGGCCGCACGCCTCTCGTCGTCGCCGACGACACCGTGTGGTCGTTCGTCGGCGACGCCGTCTCGCGCTCGCTCGAGACGGCGGGTCTGCCGCTGACGCGTGACGGCTTCGGGGTCTACGCCACCGCGGCGGCCGTCGACGGCATCGCGGCCCGCATCCGGGAGACGGGCGCCGACGTGGTGGTGGGCGTCGGCGGCGGGTCGACGCTCGACGCGGTCAAGGCGGCGGGGTTCCTCACCGGCATCCGGTGGGTGTCCGTGCCGACCCTGGCCTCGACGGACGCGCCCTGCTCCGCCCTGTCGGTGATCTACGACGAGAACGGCGCGTTCGAGGAGTACCGGTTCTTCCCGCGCAACCCCGACCTGGTGCTGGTCGACACGCAGCTCGTCGCGAACGCCCCCGCGCGCTTCCTCGTCGCGGGCGTCGGCGACGCGCTCGCCACGTGGATCGAGGCGCGGGCCGTGGCGCGCACCGACGCCACGACGATGGCCGGCGGCCTGCCGACCGCGACGGGGACGGCGCTCGCCCGGCTCTCCTGGGACATCCTCTGGGAGCACGCGCTGCCGGCCGTCGCCGCCGTGCGGGACCACCTGGTGACGCCGTCGGTCGAGAAGGTCGTCGAGGCGAACACGCTGCTGTCGGGCCTCGGGTTCGAGTCGGGCGGGCTCGCCGCGGCGCACGCGATCCACAACGGCCTCACCGCCGCGCCGCAGACGCACGGCCTCACGCACGGGCAGAAGGTCAACATCGGCTCGGTGACGCAGCTCGTGCTCGAGGGGGCGCCGGTCCAGGAGATCCGGGACTTCGTCGAGTTCACGACGCGCGTCGGCCTCCCGAACACCCTCACCGAGGTCGGGCTGTCCCCCGACGACGTCGACGACCTCACGCGCGTGGCGGAGGCCGCCACCGCCGAGGGCGAGACGATCCACGCCATGCCGTTCACGGTGCGGGTGCCGGACCTGGTGGACGCGCTGCGCTCGATCGAGGGCTTCTCGCGCGGCGTGCGGGCCGACGCCGGGCTGCCCGAGCCGGTGCCGCACCGGGCGCACTGA
- a CDS encoding DUF5701 family protein, with amino-acid sequence MTPSTAPAPPACGNSPTPADAHPCFSLLESRARNQRVPAVWISARAPKLGWCWDRTPHTWLGAASAGGRASAG; translated from the coding sequence CTGACCCCGAGCACCGCACCGGCGCCGCCGGCATGCGGGAACTCGCCGACCCCGGCGGACGCTCACCCCTGCTTCTCGCTCCTGGAGTCGCGCGCGCGGAACCAGCGGGTGCCCGCCGTGTGGATCAGCGCCCGCGCGCCGAAGCTGGGTTGGTGCTGGGACCGCACCCCGCACACGTGGCTGGGGGCGGCGTCCGCGGGTGGGCGGGCGTCCGCCGGCTGA
- a CDS encoding Gfo/Idh/MocA family protein, whose protein sequence is MTLVEDPRTAPPIRWGILGAGNIAGAFASAVRSATRAQLVAVGSRDRVKAERFATQHGIPTTHVGYRDLVEDPQVDAVYVATPHSEHREHALLAIAAGKHVLVEKAFTRNAAEAEEVLAAARAAGVFVMEAMWTRFLPHVAALHQVIDSGEIGEVVTLQADHGQYFAFDPASRLYDPALAGGALLDLGVYPVSFAHDLLGVPDSVRAVGTLTETGVDGQIGMVLQYGERTQAVLHTTLWAKTPTTAAITGTEGSIVVEGSFYAPTSFRVQRRDGRTWQFSQPTPHGLQFEAAEVARRVAEGATESPRMSWAGTLAVLRTMDEVRAQVGVVYPGE, encoded by the coding sequence ATGACACTCGTCGAAGACCCGCGCACCGCGCCGCCGATCCGATGGGGGATCCTCGGCGCCGGCAACATCGCCGGAGCGTTCGCCTCCGCCGTCCGCTCCGCCACCCGGGCCCAGCTCGTGGCCGTCGGATCCCGGGACCGCGTGAAGGCCGAGCGGTTCGCCACGCAGCACGGCATCCCCACCACGCACGTCGGGTACCGCGACCTGGTCGAGGACCCGCAGGTGGACGCCGTCTACGTCGCCACCCCGCACTCCGAGCACCGCGAGCACGCGCTGCTGGCGATCGCCGCCGGCAAGCACGTGCTGGTCGAGAAGGCGTTCACCCGCAACGCCGCCGAGGCCGAGGAGGTGCTCGCGGCCGCGCGCGCCGCGGGCGTGTTCGTCATGGAGGCGATGTGGACGCGGTTCCTGCCGCACGTCGCCGCGCTGCACCAGGTGATCGACTCCGGCGAGATCGGCGAGGTCGTCACGCTGCAGGCCGACCACGGCCAGTACTTCGCGTTCGACCCGGCGAGCCGGCTGTACGACCCGGCGCTCGCGGGCGGCGCGCTGCTGGACCTGGGGGTCTACCCGGTGTCGTTCGCGCACGACCTGCTCGGCGTCCCGGACTCCGTGCGGGCGGTGGGCACGCTGACGGAGACCGGCGTCGACGGCCAGATCGGCATGGTCCTGCAGTACGGGGAGCGCACGCAGGCGGTGCTGCACACCACGCTCTGGGCGAAGACGCCGACCACCGCCGCGATCACCGGCACGGAGGGCAGCATCGTCGTCGAGGGCTCGTTCTACGCGCCGACGTCGTTCCGGGTGCAGCGGCGCGACGGGCGGACCTGGCAGTTCAGCCAGCCGACGCCGCACGGGCTGCAGTTCGAGGCCGCCGAGGTCGCGCGCCGCGTCGCCGAGGGCGCGACGGAGAGCCCGCGCATGTCGTGGGCGGGCACGCTCGCGGTCCTGCGCACCATGGACGAGGTGCGCGCGCAGGTCGGGGTCGTCTACCCCGGCGAGTGA